From Daucus carota subsp. sativus chromosome 6, DH1 v3.0, whole genome shotgun sequence:
ACATTGTCATCAAGAGACCCATCTTCCACAAAACGATCCATATCAGCCTGGGCTATATCCTTATCATCCCACTGTAAGTTTGATATGCCAGTTAGTATACAAGAAAAATCTGTTCAGTATTCATTGAAAGTGAAAATAATATACTTACCAACTGAGTTGACGGTGAGGTAAGGGTACCAGTACCATCACTGCCAAACATCATTAATGGCTTCGAAGAACTGCCGTTGTGCGCCAAAGCAGGCATTGAGATAACATCTCCTGGTGTATGGGTTGATGGTGTTGAGGGTGCCGAACTTGGGGAGGGTCCTGCCGTATTTGCAGTTCCTGAGCTATTAGCAGGCCCTGAAGACGATACGGGTTGCTTTCGCTTTCTGCTAGTCTGGTTTTTTGAAACCTTAATTCATAAGAAACCATGTTAGGAACCTATTAAATAAGTAAACAGATACATATATTTCATAGTCTCGTGATAACGAGGATCAATAACTAAAAGATGGAGCTTGAAATGCACTTCTTTCTAggaaataaatgataaatttaacATCGGAATGAGTAACTTTATATTACACAATTAGCAAGAGACATCTCAATGGAGGTTAGAAAGGTTAAACATCCAACACACATCATAGGAGACATTATATAGCAAAAGTAAGAGAATGGAAGTCAGCTCACACAGTAGGAATCAATATAACCACCCAGGCCCAATTCCAAATTCAAATAGTAAGCCTCAGCCCACTTACCTAACGGACCAACTGGCAAAACAGTCTAATCAATAGGTCACACAATCAACGTGTTGCATTTGCACAAATTACACTAGATATTAGATCTAAGACCCATACGCACACAAAAGAAAACACGCAATAGTGGATATGGGACAGTGTGCTACACATAAGATATCCAACATATATTAAAGTAGAAAGAATTTTTATCAGGACTCGGAACATTTCAAGGGAAGTTTTTAAACTAAATATAGTTGATACAGTCTATTATGCACCCCTAATACATCTATCTAACCAAGAAAAAGTTGAGCAGACCTGATCATTTCCCCGGAAAGAATTTGACATGCTACCATCCCCTGTAACACTACCAGAACCCACAAGTTTATCTTGCTGAAGATTGTGAGCAGCATTCTGAAGCTGCTGACCAGAAAGAGAATGCTGTTGAAGCTGCTGCTGAAGCTGCTGATTATTGTTctgttgttgctgctgctgtaACTGGGCCATTTTTAACTGCACAAAAGCAAAGCCTTGAGGAGCTACAACAATTTATAGAAGACGAAAACAATAAATccaaattataacaataaaaaCACCTTCAGTAACATATCTGGATCTCCACGAGGCAAAGATGGGTGCTGCAAAGTAGAACCGATATTCGGAACTACATCTCCAACTGAATTTGAAAGACCATCCTTCCCCATATTCATGCTACGGCTGTTAAGGAGCATCCTCAGTCTTCTGCTTTCTACATCATTGGCAGATGGTGATGTCAAATTTTGTTGTGCTAGCATCAATTGTTGCTGATGCTGTGGTGATAGCATCTGGAGTTGATGAAAGGGTGGAGAACCCTGCATAAATGACTTCTGCTGCTGGAGAAGCCCAGAGCGAAGCTGATCAAGACCCTAACACACGAGCCATAGGATAAAACAATAAGATGAAAATACTTTAATGGTAGgtaaatacaattttttgttttcgAACCCGACAAAGATAGTAAATATCACCACTATGCCAGGCCATGTCACTACTTTTACGACAACTAACTATATGAACTCTTTACCTCATGCAAGCTAACAACAAACAAAAAATCAAGCATCTGTGATGGGCTATAGCAACATAATGAAGTTAGGGGCAACTTGGTGGGGACCTAATTAAGTAGTCACTCGAAATATTTGGCTTACCCTAAAACTAAATAGAGATCCGAGTTCGAAGATTTGGTTATCATCATGCTAGTCCTCAGCTAAACCCAATCTGATAGTCGAACCAAGTCCAAGTTGAcagttaatttttatttccCTCCAATGTTAGAAAGCACACAATCATGTTCTATTGAAGAAGAATATTATATCTAAAttaatcaatataaatataaaaaaaaatctgccTCACAATCTCAAAATCACATCTTAGAAGGTTTCAGAaagataaataagatattaatgcATTATTAGAATACTTTTGCAAATGAAAAGCATAAGTTACTATAATTTAAGCCACAAAGTCAAGAGTAATGGCGTCATGATGCTGCAGTGGACAAAGTCAGTCATCTATTTTAAAGCAACATTCAAACATTTGGAAAAATCAGACTCAAATGTTCAAATGTATTTCTTACATATCTAACTCTTTGGGCAAGTCAAAAACTAATGCTCATGTCAaccaaacataaaaaaattcatacaaCATTACAGTCAtttgcaaaataaaaataactgtTCCGTACTGCCACCAGAAATAACAGAAATAAACTTACTGTGAGAGGCCATCCTTTAAGAGTCAAATTGTTGCCAGATCCTAGAATAAGGGGAAAGACAGAAAGTTAAATGCGATAGTAAACCTAAAAAGCACATGAATGATCTAGCAATATGAACTACCCATGTGCCTGTCTccaaaaatttttatttatggacAACAAGCCTTGACTAAACTTAACAGATACAAGGTCAGCAATAGTACCAGGAACCCCAATCAAGGATCCTTCTGGACCAGCAGCTCTTGGATTAAGAACTGAATTCATCTCAGTTTTTATGTCCTATACACCCAAAAGAACAAATAGGTTAATAGTACGGTTAGTGGAACAATTTTGAACCCATCTAGTAATTGAAAACCCTCTCCctaaaatgtgtgtgtgtgcgcatGCACACAAAGAGACAGCAGAAAACATGagttaaaaattaaagaatCAAGAAAAGGTTGAACTAACGGGAGTAGACCCAGGAAGCTGCTGGTTCCGAGCTTGAGCTTGAACTTGGGCAGACATACCCCCTGCTGTCCCATGCAGCACTTGCCTGAAAACGTTAACCATGTAAATTACAAGTGTTTGTTGTAGCCATTGTTTGAAGTTCTTAACTTTCTAAATAAATTTGTACAAATACGAATTTTTGCCTCTACAGCATTTTCAAGCATAGAAGCTCAAATAAAGAACCCTTAGCACAGAGAAATACATGGCCACTTAGAAAGAGGGGACTGATTTTGTCATTACCAATTACTATATGTTAAGCATCATTCCAGTCAACTCTGAACCTTAATAAAGAGACACAGACGTGTATATTGCCattaaaatatagatatagTGAGATAATGTGCATTCTCTCTGATTTTACGTGTCACTGATATTAGTAAGTTTTGGACTTCTGCATCATAATgcacaatttaaataatgttATAACTGTCCCTCACACCAAACCTCATATTTAGATTAATATTTTGGCAAGTCACATAGAAATTTACCCAGAAGGCTGACCAGCTGCGGCAGCTGATTTCAGTATTGAGGCATGATTGGGATCCAGAAGCTGACCCACATTATCACCAAATCTTTGCTGTAAGAAATAAACAGTCAAATTTAGAAAGAAGGAAGAATGATCATCATATGACAGCAACTAACAGCAACTACAGTACATTTTTGCTAATACATTAGTAGAAGCCATACTGCTTGTACCTTCATAGCTGCATCATCCAAAGAGTCTCTCTGAAGCGGAACTTTTAACCTCTCCTCGTACATCTTTGCAGCCATGGCATTAGCAGTCCCAGTGTTTTGTCTCATTAGAGGGTCATTACCCACAAGTCCATTAGCAGTGCCATTCAGGAGGTGTGACCCTTCTCTACGCTGatgttgttgctgctgctgctgctgttgctgctgttgttgctgctgttgctgctgttgctgttgttgctgctgttgctgctgctgctgctgttgctgctgctgctgctgctgctgttgctgtGCTTGTTGCTGTTGAGCTTGCTGAGCATGTCTCTGCAATAATAGCTGCTGCATATGCAACTGTTgatgctgctgctgttgttgagGATGCTGCGATTGTTGAGgttgctgttgctgctgctgctctCTTGCTTTTATTAACTGAGTCTGAAATATCAATACTGTCATATAATGTGGTATATTACAATTGCAAGGTTATAACACATTCATCATGACATGACCTTGGATCAAAAGTAATGCCATTACAAAATGATAGAGAAGTAAACTGTTAGCAAGCagcaatattatatatgtagagAAGCATAAACCAGGATATCCACTAGAGCAAGGACACAGAACTTCGTCAGTTCCTGTTCTTGTACAACAAATTGAGGGTACCATACAAACTTAACTCATAAAGAACAGTGACTGGTACCATGACTAAGTAAAATCTGGAATCTCGATACTCAATACTCTATCTTAAATAAGGTACTTGTACTAGACACCAAATAAGTAACCATGTGTGTTGCATCTAAGAACCTCAAAAGAAGGGCGATGACCAGAAGACAAACTTCACTCCTACATTACTGCCTATAAAGAATAAGCTATTTTTGCAACTGATATCCTACATAGATAGTTCACAGCTATATTATATTGTTACTGTGTATTTTATACATAAACTGTACACATTAGTCACCTAACAGGGTGAACAAATGAAGGTAATATGGCAGTTGAAATGTTGATTAATGATGTTGCATCAAAAAACCTCAAAATTCCAAGTACGACTAAATTAGCTACCTAAAAAACTGTTTCTTTGGTTCTGAGAacatattctttataaaatataaatataatattctaGTACTTTCTGGAAAGTGAAGAACTAAATTTACATCCACCCAGCAACACCAATTGCATCATCTTCCTTATTCCGCCACCAATATCTAATGCAAAATTTCTACACACGAAGTAGAGATAGTATGCAAGAGAAGATGTGAAAAATGGAACGACGACACTTTTTGAAAGACGTAAAATTAAAGCACCACAAAAAAACCTATGAACCCTAAAGTTGGTGagtttctttaatttttaatacttCAGGATTTCACAGGAAATCAGACAAAATTCAAGGAAGTTACTGGTCCAATTTTCGGAAAAATACAGATAAACATGGTCCAGGACATGGGCACTTAATCAAATTATGCCTAGTAAAGCAAATTCAAAGTCAATATTATAGAAAAAGCTCAGTCGAAAACCAACCTCTATATAAGATGCAGCAACTTCTGAGTGCTTCTCGTTAGTTCTAGCAATAAATATATCCCAAAAAACAGACCACCATTCGAATAAAAACCCGCCAGGAGCATCTATAGCTGAATTTTTGACATGCACAAACATTTAAAACAAGTACAAAAAACAATAACTTAGCAGTAACTTCTTCCTTGCACAAACCATCTTACCAACAGGATCAGATGACACTTTTCCCtcagcttgaaaagcttgagcAGAAGCCTTCAAATCCCTTTTTACTAAATAATCATGTATATAAACATCTAGCCTGCAATTCAAAAGAACAGGAAAGAAATTCATATCCTGCCACAAACCAAAATAAAGACAGAAACTTTACCATAAAGAAGCTGCTTAGAATCACTAATCTTGCCAGAAACAAATTTGGGTACACATAATTTCACTCAATCAAGAACCCCCAACCATACAATCACATAATACAAAGCAGCTTAGAAACCCTAAAACCCCAAAGTGGGTCTATCTAAAaactcataaaaattaaaactttataaCAAAAAAGCAAACATATAAAGCAAAGAACATGTACTAGTAAATATAGACATACATATAGATACAAGAAAGGTGAAAAGTAGTGAAGTCCATACATTTTATCAGCTTCCCAGTTAGTCTGAGACATTTTGTGAATCTGAAAAGTGATGGATCTTTGAGATAAGAAGCAGCTTGGGAATTACTTGAAATGGAAATTGAACATTCTTGTGAATTTAAGAGCTTTAAAACAACATTTATATGGAAGTTCCAACTTGGTGAAGGGGGGAGAGATAGATAGATACGAGTGTATGTATtataatgtgtatatataggcaGCGAGTAAGAGAGAAGTCTTGCTGAATTTGTGATTTGATATTCAACTCTCTTTCTTATCTTATTTCAATGTTTTTAGTCGGTACATAGAGAAAATTATTCACCAAAACATACCAATCAAATCACAATCACTCGATCATAACTCTTTTCAAAGAGCACAAGAGTATGATGTAAATGattttatcttcaaaatatcAATCAAATCACATTCACTCGATCATAATTCATTTCAAAGAGTACGAGAGAGTATGATGTAAACGATTTTATCTTCAACGACTCCTTTTTTCGAAAGAGTCAGGAAGCTATTTAATAAAACCCTACTTAAtatcttttccaaaaaaaaatcttatttaaTATACCACACTTGATcttagtcaaaaatatattagGAGTTTTTTCACAAATATCCAATTTTAGAAAggtttttccaaaaatactataatttgtaaaaagaatttgcaaaaatattaataaaaattgcaaaaataccattttttggaaaaattttGCAAAAATGAGGAGGTTGCATTTGCAACTCATATCTGCAACTGCTAGCAATCATATCTGCAATTGCGAGCAACCATATCTGCAAAAATGCAACCACAACAAATTTGAATAAATCTGTTAAaagttacaattttttttgacaaacaatggaattttattataatgataaattattGGACAATACATCTTTGACCCCAATAGGAATCGAAGTCATATCGAAAACTCGATCTAGGAAAGAATATGACAGATGAGCTAACTCATGTGCTTCCATATTAGCAGACCGTTTAACAACAAACAGAGACATTGTGTTTAAGTCTTCTAGTATGTTACGACAGCACCGAATAACATGCTTAAGAGGTGATTGAAGCAGAGCTTTGCTTCGAATTGCTTGAACTACAGTAAACAATTTGTCTCCACCATAACCTTAATACATCCCGCACCTTAATCCAACTTAACTCCTCCTTTACAACCATAGCTTCCGCCATATTAACTAAAATCATATCTATATTACACTTCGTTCTAGCTTCGACAAGATGACTGGTGCTATCACGAGCAACCAGACCCATACTTGAGGCATTATACACTGCAAAAAATTGTTGTGTCCACTGAGTCCTCATAATGTGTCTGTAGTGCTGCCCAAAATCCCTTCCCATATCTCTCAACGAAGTACTGAGACCGTGACTTAAACTTCTGGGCTATATTCCATTGCAGAAGATAGAGTTGAACAAAAAGACTGGGCCTAAAATGTCCGTCTAGATAGTCCCGATAAAAAGCCCAGATAAAGTCCGGATATGAAAAGTCCGAACTGGTCCAGGATTGGCCTGCAAGTCCTTACAAGACCTTAATTTTGCAATAAAAACCTGGTCCGGCTCGGTCGAAAAATAATCTGGCCCAGTTATAGCCCAGATAAAAGCATGGCAGCGTAAAAGCCCATTTAGCCTAGACAAAAGCCcatttattacaaaaatttataaaataatgtgATGCACTGATGCTCCATGTGAATATGTGCACGCTACCAGCCTTCCATCCATGTAATCTGCCAAAAAAGTAATTATTGTTATTTCCACATTTTACCCTTCTCACAGCTATAAAACCaggggtgtgcacgggtcggttcggctcggtttctatctaaaaccgttaccgaaccgtgtatttcggttcggttcggtttttaggtagaaaccgtaaccgaaccgtttCGGACGGTTTTTTTtggttcggttaaccgtcggtcggttttggttttttccggtttttatatgattaaaaactagtatacaaatttaatattattattaattttagaaaaatatttatgtacttataatatcaatttctcttactaaactatataattaatatattatagcacatatatataatatattatatataatatgttatatataatactatataataatttttatattttaattatatattttataaacggttcggtttttcggttcggttttaggggtaaaaccgtaaccgtaaccgttaccaaacagttataccggttcggttcggttacggtttttttcggtttttgtcgGTTACGATTTTTTTCGGTTtgatttttcggtttttcggctcAGTTTcggttttttggttttttttgctcacccaTATATAAAACGGCTATTTGTAAGAGCAGAATTGACAACCAGTTTCTAACAGCAATATTCTCTTTCTCTATAAAGTTCATAAAGAATAACATAAATAATACTTCACCTTATCTCATTCTTTTTTCTCCCATTTTTTCATCAATATTTCTACAGTCCTCAAATACCGTGTAATCCAACTATCATGGCCTCAAGCCAAAATCCAACAAATATTAATCCTAAAGTCTCCATTGCTGGATCTACACCTGTTATAGCGTATGAAGTGGTGGAACATAAGCATTCAGCTCCTTGTTGGAGTTAGCTTAACAAGTGATGTGTGGTCTGCTGGACAAAAAATATATGTCTTTTATGTGTATTACATGTCACTGGATAGATTTGAATACTTGGCAAAtgaataaaagaataattttttcgATCAATTTGAACTCCCATACTCTGGAAATGCTATTTATTATAACATGATGACATGTCTTAGAGAATTTAAGATTCGTGATAAATTAATGAGTATATCTTTTGAAATGCTAGTAATAATACGTCGGCTATTGGTATGTTAACTAGAGATTTAAATCCAATGctaaataatgattttttcCATACTAGATGTGTGTGTCATGTTTTAAATTTAGTTGTTCAAGAAGGATTAGATATCCCGTAATTAGCACGATAAGATACATGATTGCATTCATATATTCCTCTCAAAAGAGGATACAAGATTTCAAGAAATTTacgtgttagatataattgatgattactaatgttcttaaagtttgttttagaacaggaatcatcagagtttaaactggaagctgatcagagtttaataaagtctgatcagagtttacatagtcaagactcgtcagagtttacacgtggaaagagctcagaagcggatatacttcaaggaaggatagaagctgaggagtgatttgctgactatggaaactaaacagaaaactggaacaatctttgattgatagatttattagctgatttataggatatcaatcagagattgattttgtaactgtgtctatataaacacagattagggttactctatatgagttgagttatcgagtatattgttaagaaccctagcagctcttagtgatacaatataaatcactgagagagtttttgtaactattaaagctttgtgaatataagagtttattgctttcaatctcttatattgtcatactgtgttacagattgtgatcactatatcatattatacagTGAGTTtaaaggacctaacaagtggtatcagagccagctctgttaagattactacagtgagatcttaaacacaatcatgtctgaaaaatcacaagcttcgtcctttagagttccaatccttaaggcatctgaatatccagtctggaaagaaagaatgatcatattcttagactctgttgatccagaataccttgacagaatttttgatggaccacatatgcccaccaagctctctgttgggattgcagatgaacctcaaaagatggttccaaaagaaaagaaagattatactccagaggacatctcatctatcagtaaagatgcaaaggtgaagcatctgttgcatagtgcccttgataatgcaatgtctaatagggtgattgggtgcaaaactgctaaacaaatctgggatgctctggaaaccagatgtcaaggaactcaggccattaagaaaaacagaaaaacaatccttactcaggagtatgagcattttgactcaaaatctggtgagtccctgacagatctgtatgacagatttgtcaaacttttgaatgacttatctctggtggacaaggaatatgatcttgaagactcaaacctcaaattccttctagctcttcctgaaaaatgggatttgaaagtcactacaataagagacaatcttgatcttggagaaatgtctcttgatgatgtttatggaaggctgaagactcatgaacttgaaatggagcaaaggagcaaacgacatggaggaaaatcaaagtctgttgctctgaaagttcaagaggaaactgctaagagcaagggaaaagctcatgtcacaaagtctgacattgaatcatcaaactctgatgactcaaactctgatgttccctcagactctgaagaaagtgatgatgagatgatgcagttagcagcattgatggtgaaaagcttcaagaagttggcctacaaaaagttcaacaaaggcaaaagtttttcaagaaaagacagaaactctgacagagtttatgacaagaagaactttaagaagaatgagggcaaagaagggaaagctggaaaagctg
This genomic window contains:
- the LOC108227658 gene encoding transcriptional corepressor LEUNIG isoform X2 — protein: MSQTNWEADKMLDVYIHDYLVKRDLKASAQAFQAEGKVSSDPVAIDAPGGFLFEWWSVFWDIFIARTNEKHSEVAASYIETQLIKAREQQQQQQPQQSQHPQQQQQHQQLHMQQLLLQRHAQQAQQQQAQQQQQQQQQQQQQQQQQQQQQQQQQQQQQQQQQQQQQQQHQRREGSHLLNGTANGLVGNDPLMRQNTGTANAMAAKMYEERLKVPLQRDSLDDAAMKQRFGDNVGQLLDPNHASILKSAAAAGQPSGQVLHGTAGGMSAQVQAQARNQQLPGSTPDIKTEMNSVLNPRAAGPEGSLIGVPGSGNNLTLKGWPLTQQKSFMQGSPPFHQLQMLSPQHQQQLMLAQQNLTSPSANDVESRRLRMLLNSRSMNMGKDGLSNSVGDVVPNIGSTLQHPSLPRGDPDMLLKLKMAQLQQQQQQNNNQQLQQQLQQHSLSGQQLQNAAHNLQQDKLVGSGSVTGDGSMSNSFRGNDQVSKNQTSRKRKQPVSSSGPANSSGTANTAGPSPSSAPSTPSTHTPGDVISMPALAHNGSSSKPLMMFGSDGTGTLTSPSTQLWDDKDIAQADMDRFVEDGSLDDNVESFLSHDDTDPRDAVGRMDVSKGFTFSEVSSVRASTSKVVCCHFSSDGKLLASGGHDKKAVLWYSDTLKPKSTLEEHSALITDVRFSPSMPRLATSSFDKTVRVWDADNPGYSLRTFTGHSASVMSLDFHPNKEDLICSCDGDGEIRYWGINKGSCARVFKGGTTQMRFQPRHGRLLAAAAENVVSILDVETQACRHSLQGHTKPIHSVCWDPTGELLASVSEDSVRVWNLGSGSEGDCVHELSCNGNKFHSCAFHPTYSSLLVIGCYQSLELWNMSENKTMTLSGHDGLIAGLAVSTVTGLVASASHDKYVKLWK
- the LOC108227658 gene encoding transcriptional corepressor LEUNIG isoform X1, with the translated sequence MSQTNWEADKMLDVYIHDYLVKRDLKASAQAFQAEGKVSSDPVAIDAPGGFLFEWWSVFWDIFIARTNEKHSEVAASYIETQLIKAREQQQQQQPQQSQHPQQQQQHQQLHMQQLLLQRHAQQAQQQQAQQQQQQQQQQQQQQQQQQQQQQQQQQQQQQQQQQQQQQQHQRREGSHLLNGTANGLVGNDPLMRQNTGTANAMAAKMYEERLKVPLQRDSLDDAAMKQRFGDNVGQLLDPNHASILKSAAAAGQPSGQVLHGTAGGMSAQVQAQARNQQLPGSTPDIKTEMNSVLNPRAAGPEGSLIGVPGSGNNLTLKGWPLTGLDQLRSGLLQQQKSFMQGSPPFHQLQMLSPQHQQQLMLAQQNLTSPSANDVESRRLRMLLNSRSMNMGKDGLSNSVGDVVPNIGSTLQHPSLPRGDPDMLLKLKMAQLQQQQQQNNNQQLQQQLQQHSLSGQQLQNAAHNLQQDKLVGSGSVTGDGSMSNSFRGNDQVSKNQTSRKRKQPVSSSGPANSSGTANTAGPSPSSAPSTPSTHTPGDVISMPALAHNGSSSKPLMMFGSDGTGTLTSPSTQLWDDKDIAQADMDRFVEDGSLDDNVESFLSHDDTDPRDAVGRMDVSKGFTFSEVSSVRASTSKVVCCHFSSDGKLLASGGHDKKAVLWYSDTLKPKSTLEEHSALITDVRFSPSMPRLATSSFDKTVRVWDADNPGYSLRTFTGHSASVMSLDFHPNKEDLICSCDGDGEIRYWGINKGSCARVFKGGTTQMRFQPRHGRLLAAAAENVVSILDVETQACRHSLQGHTKPIHSVCWDPTGELLASVSEDSVRVWNLGSGSEGDCVHELSCNGNKFHSCAFHPTYSSLLVIGCYQSLELWNMSENKTMTLSGHDGLIAGLAVSTVTGLVASASHDKYVKLWK
- the LOC108227658 gene encoding transcriptional corepressor LEUNIG isoform X3 yields the protein MSQTNWEADKMLDVYIHDYLVKRDLKASAQAFQAEGKVSSDPVAIDAPGGFLFEWWSVFWDIFIARTNEKHSEVAASYIETQLIKAREQQQQQQPQQSQHPQQQQQHQQLHMQQLLLQRHAQQAQQQQAQQQQQQQQQQQQQQQQQQQQQQQQQQQQQQQQQQQQQQQHQRREGSHLLNGTANGLVGNDPLMRQNTGTANAMAAKMYEERLKVPLQRDSLDDAAMKQRFGDNVGQLLDPNHASILKSAAAAGQPSGQVLHGTAGGMSAQVQAQARNQQLPGSTPDIKTEMNSVLNPRAAGPEGSLIGVPGSGNNLTLKGWPLTQKSFMQGSPPFHQLQMLSPQHQQQLMLAQQNLTSPSANDVESRRLRMLLNSRSMNMGKDGLSNSVGDVVPNIGSTLQHPSLPRGDPDMLLKLKMAQLQQQQQQNNNQQLQQQLQQHSLSGQQLQNAAHNLQQDKLVGSGSVTGDGSMSNSFRGNDQVSKNQTSRKRKQPVSSSGPANSSGTANTAGPSPSSAPSTPSTHTPGDVISMPALAHNGSSSKPLMMFGSDGTGTLTSPSTQLWDDKDIAQADMDRFVEDGSLDDNVESFLSHDDTDPRDAVGRMDVSKGFTFSEVSSVRASTSKVVCCHFSSDGKLLASGGHDKKAVLWYSDTLKPKSTLEEHSALITDVRFSPSMPRLATSSFDKTVRVWDADNPGYSLRTFTGHSASVMSLDFHPNKEDLICSCDGDGEIRYWGINKGSCARVFKGGTTQMRFQPRHGRLLAAAAENVVSILDVETQACRHSLQGHTKPIHSVCWDPTGELLASVSEDSVRVWNLGSGSEGDCVHELSCNGNKFHSCAFHPTYSSLLVIGCYQSLELWNMSENKTMTLSGHDGLIAGLAVSTVTGLVASASHDKYVKLWK